In the genome of Pseudomonadota bacterium, one region contains:
- a CDS encoding nucleotidyl transferase AbiEii/AbiGii toxin family protein produces MFYGILDKKRQNFLPQLVSLKNEFYLAGGTALALQIGHRDSIDFDFFKTGDFDTKLQFQKIKKDLNTYKLTKIQEEKNTLTILVDNEIVLSFFGYNYPLIKEVINEKYLCLAAIEDIAAMKMSAILSRASNKDYIDLYFILQIHKLKDLLELAEKKFPDIDINLILKSLVYFADIAMEPIKFKYDKTVYFEDVKAFLIKTVKNLSA; encoded by the coding sequence ATGTTTTACGGCATCTTGGATAAAAAAAGGCAAAACTTTTTGCCACAGCTCGTATCTCTTAAAAATGAATTTTATTTAGCAGGAGGCACAGCCCTTGCTCTGCAAATTGGTCATCGGGACAGCATTGATTTTGATTTTTTCAAAACCGGTGATTTTGACACTAAACTGCAGTTCCAAAAAATAAAAAAAGATCTAAACACTTACAAACTGACCAAAATCCAGGAAGAAAAAAATACGCTTACCATTCTGGTTGATAATGAGATAGTGCTCAGTTTTTTCGGTTATAACTATCCGCTGATAAAAGAAGTAATAAATGAAAAATATCTTTGCCTGGCTGCGATAGAAGATATTGCAGCAATGAAAATGTCAGCTATCTTAAGCAGGGCCAGCAACAAAGACTATATTGATTTGTATTTCATTCTGCAGATTCATAAACTAAAAGATTTATTGGAGCTGGCAGAAAAAAAATTCCCGGATATCGATATAAATCTGATTTTAAAAAGCCTTGTATATTTTGCGGACATTGCCATGGAACCTATAAAATTTAAATATGACAAAACTGTTTACTTTGAAGATGTTAAAGCTTTTTTAATCAAAACCGTTAAGAATTTGAGTGCTTAA
- a CDS encoding 3-isopropylmalate dehydratase large subunit has product MGKTIAQKIFDSHIIDNPCEGIYAIRLDAVFCHEITTPIAINDLVSRGKDRVFDTSKIKAVIDHVTPAKDSKTALQGKILREWTRRHEIKDFFDIGRNGVCHAIFPEKGFVRPGYTIIMGDSHTCTYGAFGAFGAGVGTTDLEVGILKGVCAFGYPETIKINICGEIPDGVFAKDIILSLIGLIGVNGATNKVIEFTGPVVEKMGMDARMTLCNMAIEAGATCGICAPDMTTVEYLWNFIKDEYKSKKAAYNDFEKYCSDPDASYEKVIDHYVSVLEPMVTFDYKPDNVKPVREMEGTKIDQVYIGSCTNGRIEDLRVAAKILKGNKISDSLRGIVSPATTDIYKQALDEGIIATFLESGFCVTNPTCGACLGMSNGIIAEGETCASTTNRNFSGRMGKGGMVHLMSPATAAATAIAGHITNSKLYKVK; this is encoded by the coding sequence ATGGGAAAAACTATAGCTCAAAAAATATTTGATTCGCATATTATAGATAATCCTTGTGAAGGTATTTATGCAATACGGCTTGACGCTGTTTTCTGTCACGAGATTACAACGCCTATTGCTATTAATGACCTTGTGAGCCGTGGCAAAGACCGTGTCTTTGATACATCCAAAATAAAGGCGGTTATCGATCATGTTACTCCCGCCAAGGATTCAAAGACTGCTTTACAGGGAAAAATCTTAAGAGAATGGACAAGGCGCCACGAAATTAAGGATTTTTTTGATATTGGCCGAAACGGTGTATGTCATGCAATCTTTCCCGAAAAGGGCTTTGTAAGACCCGGCTATACCATAATTATGGGAGATTCCCATACTTGTACATACGGTGCTTTCGGGGCTTTCGGGGCAGGTGTAGGAACAACCGATCTTGAAGTAGGAATATTAAAAGGAGTTTGCGCATTTGGTTACCCTGAAACAATAAAGATAAATATCTGCGGGGAAATACCGGATGGTGTTTTTGCAAAAGATATCATTCTTTCCTTAATCGGTCTTATAGGTGTTAATGGAGCAACAAATAAAGTAATAGAATTTACAGGTCCTGTTGTCGAGAAAATGGGTATGGATGCCAGAATGACCCTATGCAATATGGCTATCGAAGCCGGTGCAACATGCGGAATTTGTGCGCCTGATATGACTACGGTAGAATATTTATGGAATTTTATAAAAGATGAATATAAATCGAAAAAAGCAGCATACAATGATTTTGAAAAGTATTGTTCCGATCCTGATGCTTCATATGAAAAGGTCATTGACCATTATGTGTCAGTCCTTGAACCCATGGTCACATTCGACTACAAACCGGACAATGTTAAGCCCGTAAGGGAGATGGAAGGCACAAAAATAGACCAGGTTTACATAGGCTCATGCACAAACGGAAGAATTGAAGACTTAAGAGTTGCGGCAAAGATTTTAAAAGGAAATAAAATCAGCGATTCACTGCGGGGCATAGTTTCTCCGGCAACCACAGACATATACAAACAGGCTTTGGATGAAGGAATCATTGCTACTTTTCTTGAATCCGGATTTTGCGTTACAAATCCTACCTGCGGAGCCTGTCTTGGCATGAGCAACGGAATAATAGCAGAAGGAGAAACCTGCGCTTCCACTACAAACAGAAATTTTAGCGGGCGTATGGGAAAAGGCGGCATGGTTCATCTTATGAGCCCGGCTACTGCTGCTGCAACAGCTATTGCAGGACATATTACAAATTCAAAATTATATAAGGTAAAGTAA
- a CDS encoding 3-isopropylmalate dehydratase small subunit → MKNFSGKVLFLNRADINTDEIIPARYLTENTKEALKPYLLEDMNLEGFDNKKDIEGKAVIITRDNFGCGSSREHAPWAFEVNDINLVIAPSFARIFKRNMFNCGMMAVELPAETIEKIFSVFSNQNTDLETVFNDGSFILKAGDTKESFEFKISEFDKALVEAGGWVDYADCKY, encoded by the coding sequence ATGAAAAATTTTTCAGGAAAAGTACTTTTTCTTAACAGAGCAGATATCAACACAGATGAAATTATTCCGGCAAGATATCTTACCGAAAACACCAAAGAAGCTTTAAAGCCATATCTTCTTGAAGATATGAATCTGGAAGGTTTTGACAATAAGAAAGATATTGAAGGCAAAGCAGTAATAATCACAAGAGATAATTTCGGCTGCGGATCATCCAGAGAGCATGCCCCCTGGGCATTTGAAGTAAATGATATCAATCTTGTTATAGCCCCAAGTTTTGCAAGAATCTTTAAAAGAAATATGTTTAATTGCGGTATGATGGCTGTTGAGCTTCCGGCTGAAACCATAGAAAAAATATTTTCAGTTTTCTCAAATCAAAATACTGATCTTGAAACAGTATTTAACGACGGTTCCTTTATCTTAAAAGCCGGTGATACCAAAGAATCATTTGAATTCAAGATTTCCGAATTCGACAAAGCGCTTGTTGAAGCTGGCGGATGGGTGGATTACGCCGATTGCAAATATTGA
- a CDS encoding transcriptional repressor, translated as MHQKQNHRTTQQRKVILEELKKVKNHPAAEDVYRMVKKLLPRISLGTVYRNLEVLSELKEIQQIEIAGNLKRFDGNPENHYHLRCMICGRIDDAPFELENGLEKKMRSFTDYNIISHRLEFIGICPECSSKDT; from the coding sequence TTGCATCAAAAACAAAATCATAGAACTACACAACAGCGGAAAGTAATTTTAGAAGAGCTGAAAAAAGTTAAAAACCATCCGGCGGCGGAAGATGTCTACAGGATGGTAAAAAAACTTCTTCCCCGTATAAGCCTTGGTACTGTATACAGAAACCTCGAAGTTTTGTCTGAATTAAAAGAAATTCAACAAATCGAAATTGCCGGAAATCTCAAACGCTTTGATGGTAATCCTGAAAATCATTATCATTTAAGATGTATGATATGCGGACGAATTGATGATGCTCCTTTTGAGCTTGAAAACGGGCTTGAAAAAAAGATGCGTTCGTTTACCGATTATAATATTATATCCCACAGGCTTGAGTTTATAGGTATTTGTCCTGAATGCTCATCAAAAGACACTTAA
- the lepA gene encoding translation elongation factor 4 — protein MNNIRNFSIIAHIDHGKSTLSDRLIQKTGMITDRDFHDQILDNMDIERERGITIKSQTVCLPYTAKDGKKYSLNLIDTPGHVDFSYEVSRALASCEGALLIIDASQGVEAQTIANLYLAMENNLVIIPVINKIDLPSADIERVKVQIEEDLGLDPEMAILVSAKEGTGIDNVLESIVNNLPPPLGDPEAPLKALIFDSFYDAFRGTIVYFRIFEGKLRVGDVISFMSNKASYRAEEIGIFQLKRIPKKELSAGEVGYIIAGIKSVVDTKCGDTITLKTRPADKPMPGYKDAKPVVFSSIYPVASDEYDELAIAIDKLKLNDASLVYEKDTSVALGFGFRCGFLGLLHLEVVQERLEREFNLSLILTAPSVQYSLIMSNGTEMIIDNPALYPDPTQIDSTLEPYIRASVIVPNRYMGAVMKLCLDRRGINKNYQYLTSDRLEMIFELPLAEVIFDFHDKLKSITQGYGSFDYEIIEFRETDLVKMDILINGERVDALSQLVHRDRAVERGRLTCEKLKEEIPKQMFKIAIQGAIGAKIIARSTVSAFRKDVTAKCYGGDITRKRKLLEKQKKGKKRMKMVGKVMIPQSAFLSVLKTDTD, from the coding sequence ATGAATAATATCAGAAATTTCAGCATAATTGCACATATAGATCACGGCAAATCAACACTTTCTGACCGCCTGATCCAGAAAACCGGTATGATTACCGACAGGGATTTCCATGACCAGATTTTAGATAATATGGATATTGAACGCGAAAGGGGCATTACTATAAAAAGTCAGACAGTGTGCCTTCCATATACTGCAAAAGACGGCAAAAAATATTCCTTGAATCTTATTGATACTCCAGGCCATGTTGATTTTTCATATGAAGTTTCAAGAGCACTTGCATCCTGCGAAGGAGCACTGCTTATAATAGATGCCAGCCAGGGAGTTGAAGCACAAACCATAGCAAATCTCTATCTTGCTATGGAAAACAATCTTGTTATTATCCCGGTTATAAACAAGATAGATCTTCCTTCCGCAGATATCGAGAGGGTAAAAGTACAAATAGAAGAAGACTTAGGCCTTGATCCGGAAATGGCAATACTTGTATCTGCCAAGGAAGGCACAGGTATAGATAATGTGCTTGAAAGCATTGTTAATAATCTGCCCCCTCCTTTGGGTGACCCTGAAGCCCCTCTTAAGGCTTTGATATTCGATTCGTTTTATGACGCTTTCAGGGGAACTATTGTATATTTCAGGATTTTTGAAGGCAAGTTAAGAGTTGGAGATGTTATATCTTTCATGTCCAACAAGGCTTCATACAGGGCAGAAGAAATTGGAATATTTCAGTTAAAGCGGATACCTAAAAAAGAACTTTCGGCGGGCGAAGTCGGGTATATTATAGCAGGTATAAAGTCGGTAGTAGATACAAAATGTGGTGATACAATCACATTAAAAACCAGGCCTGCCGATAAGCCCATGCCTGGTTACAAGGATGCAAAACCTGTGGTTTTTTCGTCTATATATCCGGTTGCATCGGATGAATACGACGAACTTGCAATTGCTATAGACAAACTCAAACTTAACGATGCTTCCCTTGTGTATGAAAAAGATACATCAGTTGCTTTGGGATTTGGTTTCAGGTGCGGTTTTTTAGGTCTTCTTCATCTTGAGGTTGTTCAGGAGCGACTTGAACGTGAATTTAATCTTTCTCTTATACTTACCGCTCCTTCGGTTCAATACTCCCTTATAATGAGTAACGGAACTGAAATGATAATTGATAACCCAGCACTTTATCCTGATCCGACACAAATCGATAGCACACTGGAGCCTTATATCCGCGCATCTGTTATCGTACCCAACCGTTACATGGGAGCCGTTATGAAGCTTTGTCTCGACAGGCGAGGAATTAACAAAAATTACCAGTATCTTACAAGCGATCGGCTTGAGATGATATTTGAACTTCCGCTTGCTGAAGTAATTTTTGATTTTCATGATAAGCTTAAATCCATAACCCAGGGATATGGTTCTTTTGATTATGAAATAATCGAATTCAGGGAAACAGATCTTGTTAAGATGGATATACTTATAAATGGTGAACGTGTTGATGCTCTCTCTCAACTTGTTCATAGAGATAGGGCCGTGGAACGGGGAAGGCTTACATGTGAAAAGCTGAAAGAAGAAATACCGAAGCAAATGTTTAAAATTGCCATACAGGGTGCAATCGGCGCCAAAATAATAGCAAGATCCACAGTTTCGGCTTTCAGAAAAGACGTAACTGCAAAATGTTACGGAGGTGACATTACACGGAAAAGAAAGCTTCTGGAAAAACAGAAAAAAGGTAAAAAACGGATGAAGATGGTTGGAAAAGTTATGATTCCCCAATCCGCATTTCTATCCGTATTGAAAACCGATACTGATTGA
- a CDS encoding DEAD/DEAH box helicase: protein MTEKKTFKDFGLSAKVLEAINKKGFEEPTPIQVMAIPMMLRDDTNIIVQAQTGTGKTAAFGLPLVEMVNTDSAAVQALILAPTRELAIQVAEEINSLKGNRDIIITPIYGGQSIDMQLQRLKKGVHIVVGTPGRVIDHLNRKTLKLEKIEHLILDEADEMLNMGFVEDIEEIMKHTNPDKRTLLFSATMPERIKALAHKYMKGYEFIKVKKEQLTTNLTEQIYFEVKATDKFEALCRIIDIKDAFYGLVFCRTKIDVDSVATHLMDRGYDAEAIHGDISQTQRERTLEKFKKKRVTILVATDVAARGIDVNNLTHVINYSLPEDTESYVHRIGRTGRAGNLGTAITFITPSEYKRLMFIQRVAKTDIKKSKVPKVKDIIKAKKKKIYEDLTTILKEKIDADYLSWADRMLKDNNPEEILAAVLNYCFEEELNPDVYGEIEEIGSKPKPLDKHGKARLFVALGKKDKINAEKLVELIGSKASVKSKDISEIQIMDKFSFITVPFEKAEKIVVSFREKGRKPLISHANKNGQSAFKVRGSNKTKSHSKR, encoded by the coding sequence ATGACAGAAAAAAAGACATTTAAGGATTTTGGGCTTTCGGCAAAAGTGCTGGAGGCAATAAATAAAAAAGGGTTTGAAGAGCCAACCCCGATTCAGGTTATGGCTATTCCAATGATGCTAAGAGATGATACGAATATCATCGTTCAGGCCCAGACAGGTACAGGCAAAACTGCTGCATTCGGACTGCCTCTTGTAGAAATGGTCAACACTGACTCCGCAGCAGTTCAGGCGCTTATTCTGGCTCCTACGCGTGAGCTGGCCATTCAGGTAGCGGAAGAAATCAATTCGCTTAAAGGAAACAGGGATATCATAATAACGCCGATATATGGTGGCCAATCTATTGATATGCAGTTACAAAGACTGAAAAAAGGTGTGCATATTGTAGTCGGAACTCCGGGCAGGGTGATTGATCATCTTAACAGAAAGACTCTAAAGCTTGAAAAAATTGAGCATCTTATACTTGATGAAGCGGATGAAATGCTTAATATGGGATTTGTCGAAGATATTGAAGAAATAATGAAGCATACAAATCCGGACAAAAGAACGCTGTTATTTTCTGCTACAATGCCGGAAAGAATAAAGGCTCTTGCGCACAAATATATGAAGGGTTATGAATTTATTAAAGTTAAAAAAGAGCAACTTACAACTAATCTAACCGAGCAGATATATTTTGAGGTAAAAGCCACCGACAAATTTGAGGCGCTATGCAGGATAATTGATATTAAAGATGCTTTTTATGGTTTGGTTTTTTGCCGGACCAAGATTGATGTTGATTCTGTTGCAACTCATTTAATGGATAGAGGTTATGATGCGGAAGCAATTCATGGAGATATATCACAGACTCAAAGAGAAAGAACTCTGGAAAAATTTAAGAAAAAAAGAGTCACTATTCTTGTAGCAACAGATGTGGCGGCTCGTGGAATTGATGTTAACAACCTCACCCATGTTATAAACTATTCACTGCCTGAAGATACAGAGTCATATGTTCATAGAATAGGGCGTACCGGAAGAGCCGGAAATCTTGGTACCGCTATCACATTTATTACTCCCAGTGAATATAAAAGATTGATGTTTATACAACGTGTAGCAAAGACTGATATTAAGAAATCGAAAGTACCTAAGGTTAAAGATATTATCAAAGCCAAAAAGAAAAAGATTTACGAAGATTTGACTACTATTCTTAAAGAGAAAATAGATGCTGATTATCTAAGCTGGGCTGATAGAATGCTTAAGGACAATAATCCCGAAGAGATATTAGCCGCCGTACTTAATTATTGTTTTGAAGAAGAACTCAATCCTGATGTCTATGGTGAAATAGAAGAGATCGGTTCAAAACCAAAACCGCTTGATAAACATGGTAAGGCAAGGCTTTTTGTTGCACTTGGGAAAAAAGATAAGATTAATGCCGAAAAACTTGTTGAGCTTATCGGAAGCAAAGCCTCGGTTAAGTCTAAAGATATCAGTGAAATTCAGATAATGGACAAATTCTCTTTCATTACCGTTCCTTTTGAAAAAGCCGAAAAAATTGTTGTTAGCTTTAGAGAAAAAGGGCGAAAACCACTGATTTCACATGCTAATAAAAATGGACAAAGCGCATTTAAAGTCAGGGGTTCTAATAAAACTAAGTCGCATTCAAAAAGATAG
- a CDS encoding heavy metal translocating P-type ATPase gives MVERKLAIPVSGMTCANCAANIERGLKKSDGVIDVSVNFASEQAYVTYDTGRISLKDITEKISGLGYKAVTSKAELPVTGMSCVNCAINIEKTLNKKVPGIVNIYVNFAAERIHVEYLPGITSIKDIISAIRKAGYDAIAPDLLSDKPDENDYEQKARDAEIKNQTKKFITGLVFTIPLFLLSMGRDFQLTGAWSYASWVSWLFFVLSTPVQFYTGWDYYIGGYKSLRNKSANMDVLVAMGSSVAYFYSIAVLLSIIPGTHVYFATSAVIITLIKLGKMLESRTKGKTGAAIRRLMELSPKTATILENGIEKTIALAHVKVEDILIVRPGEKIPVDGIVTDGESAVDESMISGESIPVDKQINDNVTGGTINTEGLLKIRAIRVGKETVLAQIIRLVQQAQGSKAPVQALADRVASVFVPFVLVAALAAFLLWWSIDGSFVNAMIRFVAVLVIACPCALGLATPTAIMAGTGKGAENGVLYKNSEALETASKLDIIILDKTGTITTGKPSVIDILHFDPACKSIDELLQIAASVEKGSEHPIGKAIVNEAKQREIILSEPQRFKSTGGIGVEASVNGKFIMIGKPDWFKSSVLNTKMAENQISLLQSEGKTVIVVATENEILGLISVADKVKPESAKAVKKLFDLGIEVVMLTGDNKMTAKAIASDAGIKKIFAEVKPEEKSLKVKELQKSNAKVGMVGDGINDAPALAQADVGIAIGSGTDVAIETADIILSGGNLLGVPKAIMLGKATMTTIKQNLFWAFFYNIILIPVAAGILHPFSFFPDFLRQLHPMLAAGAMALSSISVVANSLRLQHTKIN, from the coding sequence ATGGTAGAACGTAAGCTTGCTATACCTGTTTCCGGAATGACCTGCGCAAACTGCGCTGCAAATATCGAAAGAGGTTTAAAAAAATCAGATGGTGTAATAGATGTCTCTGTTAATTTTGCCTCCGAACAGGCTTATGTTACATATGATACGGGCAGAATTTCACTAAAAGACATCACCGAAAAGATAAGCGGTTTAGGCTACAAAGCTGTTACAAGTAAAGCTGAACTTCCGGTAACCGGCATGTCATGTGTCAATTGTGCCATCAATATAGAAAAAACCCTTAATAAAAAAGTACCAGGCATAGTTAATATTTATGTTAATTTTGCTGCCGAACGTATTCATGTAGAATACCTGCCGGGAATCACTTCCATTAAAGATATTATATCTGCCATAAGAAAAGCCGGTTACGATGCAATAGCACCGGATTTGCTGTCCGACAAACCGGATGAAAATGATTATGAGCAAAAAGCGCGCGATGCAGAAATAAAAAATCAAACTAAAAAATTTATAACAGGGCTTGTTTTTACCATACCACTTTTTCTCTTAAGTATGGGAAGAGATTTTCAGCTGACAGGTGCATGGAGTTATGCATCATGGGTAAGCTGGCTTTTTTTTGTACTTTCCACTCCGGTTCAGTTTTATACAGGATGGGACTATTATATAGGAGGATACAAAAGCCTTAGAAATAAGAGCGCAAACATGGATGTTCTTGTTGCTATGGGCTCGTCTGTTGCATATTTTTATTCTATTGCAGTACTGCTTTCTATTATTCCGGGCACTCATGTTTATTTTGCGACATCAGCTGTAATTATCACTCTTATAAAACTTGGCAAAATGCTTGAATCCCGCACAAAGGGAAAAACAGGTGCAGCTATCCGAAGGCTTATGGAGCTATCGCCAAAAACAGCAACAATATTGGAAAACGGCATAGAAAAGACAATTGCTCTGGCTCATGTAAAAGTAGAAGATATTCTTATTGTCAGGCCGGGAGAAAAAATTCCCGTTGACGGTATTGTTACAGATGGCGAATCGGCTGTTGATGAATCTATGATAAGTGGTGAATCAATACCTGTAGACAAACAAATAAATGATAATGTCACAGGAGGCACAATCAACACAGAAGGTTTGTTGAAAATCAGGGCAATTCGTGTAGGAAAAGAGACCGTACTTGCCCAGATTATCAGACTTGTTCAACAGGCGCAGGGGAGTAAAGCACCTGTTCAGGCGCTTGCAGACCGTGTTGCATCCGTATTTGTACCTTTTGTTCTTGTTGCCGCACTGGCAGCTTTTTTATTATGGTGGTCAATTGATGGCAGTTTTGTGAATGCCATGATCAGATTTGTTGCAGTACTTGTTATTGCCTGCCCCTGCGCTTTGGGTCTTGCAACTCCTACAGCTATCATGGCCGGAACCGGAAAGGGAGCTGAAAATGGAGTCCTTTATAAAAACAGTGAAGCACTAGAAACGGCATCAAAACTTGATATAATCATTTTAGACAAGACAGGAACCATAACAACCGGCAAGCCTTCCGTAATAGATATACTTCATTTTGATCCGGCATGTAAAAGTATAGACGAGCTTTTACAAATTGCAGCTTCTGTAGAAAAAGGTTCCGAACACCCCATTGGAAAAGCAATTGTAAATGAAGCAAAACAAAGGGAAATAATACTTTCAGAGCCTCAAAGATTTAAATCAACCGGAGGTATCGGGGTTGAAGCATCTGTGAATGGCAAGTTTATAATGATAGGAAAACCGGATTGGTTCAAATCATCAGTACTAAATACAAAAATGGCTGAAAATCAAATCAGCCTTCTTCAATCTGAAGGAAAAACTGTGATAGTGGTTGCCACTGAAAATGAGATTTTAGGACTAATCTCTGTGGCAGACAAGGTAAAACCCGAATCGGCCAAAGCAGTTAAAAAGCTTTTCGACCTTGGTATCGAAGTTGTTATGCTTACAGGAGATAACAAAATGACAGCAAAAGCTATTGCATCCGATGCAGGTATAAAGAAGATCTTTGCGGAAGTTAAACCGGAAGAAAAATCACTTAAAGTCAAAGAACTTCAAAAAAGTAATGCAAAAGTAGGGATGGTAGGTGACGGAATAAACGACGCTCCTGCTCTTGCACAGGCGGATGTCGGAATTGCAATAGGAAGCGGAACAGATGTTGCTATTGAAACAGCCGATATTATTCTTTCAGGCGGCAATCTGCTTGGGGTGCCAAAGGCAATCATGCTTGGCAAGGCAACAATGACTACCATAAAACAGAATCTATTCTGGGCATTTTTTTACAATATAATACTTATCCCTGTTGCAGCAGGTATCTTGCATCCTTTTTCATTTTTCCCAGATTTCTTAAGACAGCTTCATCCTATGCTTGCAGCTGGTGCAATGGCCTTAAGCAGTATATCGGTTGTCGCAAACAGCCTTCGCCTTCAGCACACCAAAATTAACTGA